One window from the genome of Candidatus Didemnitutus sp. encodes:
- the lpdA gene encoding dihydrolipoyl dehydrogenase — MSLASSQTTFDVVVIGAGPGGYVCAFRAAQLGLKVALVDKRAALGGTCLNVGCIPSKALLHATEHVAWAKNHAAESGIKFGSVEVDLATLMKKKDAVVTKLTGGVAMLAKGRKVTVFTGTASFVSPTEIEVSSDLKLQPSTSTARLQARHFVIATGSAPVELPFMKFDGETIVSSDHAIAFKEVPKKLVVVGGGVIGVELGSVWARLGAEVTVVEFLPKIIATFDDDIVRQFTRLMQKQGLKIEVGAKVTGYANGILTAERDGTKLEIPADKVLVAVGRRPFTDSLGLDKAGVELDEKKRVKVDAHLRTNVANIWAIGDVVAGPMLAHKAEEDGVAVAEWIAGKAGHINWDLVPGIVYTNPEVASVGLGEDDAKKRGLAINVGKFNFAANGRAIAADATDGFVKIIADAKTDKLLGAQILGHNAGELISEVVTHMEYGGSAEDLGRAIHGHPTMSEAVKEAALAVSKSAIHAL, encoded by the coding sequence ATGTCTCTCGCTTCCTCCCAGACCACCTTCGATGTGGTCGTCATCGGCGCCGGCCCCGGCGGCTACGTCTGCGCGTTCCGCGCCGCGCAGCTCGGCCTCAAGGTCGCGCTCGTCGACAAGCGCGCCGCCCTCGGCGGCACCTGCCTCAACGTCGGCTGCATCCCCAGCAAGGCCCTCCTCCACGCCACCGAGCACGTCGCGTGGGCAAAGAACCACGCCGCCGAGTCCGGCATCAAGTTCGGCAGCGTCGAGGTCGACCTCGCCACGCTGATGAAAAAAAAGGACGCCGTCGTGACCAAGCTCACCGGCGGCGTCGCGATGCTCGCCAAAGGCCGCAAAGTCACCGTCTTCACCGGCACAGCCTCCTTCGTTTCCCCGACCGAGATCGAAGTTTCTTCCGATCTTAAACTTCAGCCTTCAACTTCAACGGCGCGCCTTCAGGCGCGTCATTTCGTCATCGCCACCGGCTCCGCGCCGGTCGAGCTGCCGTTCATGAAATTCGACGGCGAGACCATCGTCTCGAGCGACCACGCCATCGCCTTCAAGGAAGTCCCGAAGAAGCTCGTCGTGGTCGGCGGCGGCGTCATCGGCGTGGAACTCGGCTCGGTCTGGGCGCGCCTCGGCGCCGAAGTCACCGTGGTGGAATTCCTCCCGAAAATCATCGCGACTTTCGACGACGACATCGTGCGCCAATTCACGCGCCTCATGCAGAAGCAGGGCCTCAAGATCGAAGTCGGCGCGAAGGTTACCGGCTACGCCAACGGCATCCTCACCGCCGAGCGCGACGGCACGAAGCTCGAAATCCCCGCCGACAAGGTGCTCGTCGCCGTCGGCCGCCGCCCGTTCACCGATAGCCTCGGCCTAGACAAGGCCGGCGTCGAGCTGGACGAGAAGAAGCGCGTCAAAGTCGACGCCCATCTCCGCACCAACGTCGCCAACATCTGGGCGATCGGCGACGTCGTCGCCGGCCCGATGCTCGCGCACAAGGCCGAGGAAGACGGCGTCGCCGTCGCCGAGTGGATCGCCGGCAAAGCCGGTCACATCAACTGGGACCTCGTCCCCGGCATCGTCTACACGAACCCCGAGGTCGCCTCCGTCGGCCTCGGTGAGGACGACGCGAAGAAGCGCGGCCTCGCGATCAACGTCGGCAAATTTAACTTCGCCGCCAACGGTCGCGCCATCGCCGCCGATGCGACCGACGGCTTCGTGAAGATCATCGCCGACGCGAAGACCGACAAGCTCCTCGGCGCGCAAATCCTCGGCCACAACGCCGGCGAACTCATCAGCGAAGTCGTCACGCACATGGAATACGGCGGCAGCGCCGAGGACCTCGGCCGCGCCATCCATGGCCACCCGACGATGAGCGAAGCGGTGAAAGAAGCCGCCCTCGCCGTCAGCAAATCCGCGATCCACGCGCTGTGA
- a CDS encoding DMT family transporter — translation MSNARHRRALLIMLASASFFVANVLLVRALGTLGSANVWLIAVARFVVGLGMIVAVYRREFQPTHLWRNRKLIDRGVVGGAGVYLTYLTVVKLGAGRAIFIGNTYVIWAAFLAAWWLKEKLRPSILTGGAAALAGLALLTNVFSSAHPPGAYDALAVLAALMSAHVVVTIRQLHDSEHTSTIFAAQCTYGLLICAVPATLTFTPLPPLAWIVLLLASVCAGAGQLTMTRAFRDLPAAEGSLIQMIVPLGVALGGAMFFHEHFSLHELAGAALILAGCAFTALRRGAPPTPPEND, via the coding sequence ATGTCCAACGCCCGCCACCGTCGCGCCCTGCTGATCATGCTCGCGTCCGCCTCGTTCTTCGTGGCGAACGTCCTGCTGGTGCGCGCGCTCGGCACGCTGGGCTCGGCCAACGTCTGGCTCATCGCCGTCGCCCGCTTCGTCGTCGGCCTCGGCATGATCGTCGCCGTCTACCGCCGCGAGTTCCAGCCGACGCACCTGTGGCGCAACCGCAAGCTCATCGACCGCGGCGTGGTCGGCGGCGCCGGTGTCTATCTCACCTATCTCACCGTCGTGAAGCTCGGCGCCGGCCGCGCGATCTTCATCGGCAACACCTACGTGATCTGGGCCGCGTTCCTCGCCGCGTGGTGGCTGAAGGAGAAACTTCGTCCCTCCATCCTCACCGGCGGTGCGGCCGCCCTCGCCGGCCTCGCGCTGCTCACCAACGTGTTCTCCTCCGCGCATCCGCCCGGCGCCTACGACGCGCTGGCCGTGCTCGCCGCGCTGATGTCGGCCCACGTCGTCGTGACCATCCGCCAGCTGCACGACAGCGAGCACACTTCCACCATCTTCGCGGCCCAATGCACCTACGGTCTGCTGATCTGCGCGGTCCCCGCCACGCTGACGTTCACACCGCTCCCGCCGCTCGCCTGGATCGTGCTCCTGCTCGCCAGCGTGTGCGCCGGCGCGGGACAACTCACGATGACGCGCGCGTTCCGCGACCTGCCCGCCGCCGAAGGCTCGCTCATCCAGATGATCGTCCCGCTCGGAGTCGCGCTCGGCGGTGCGATGTTTTTCCACGAACATTTTTCGCTGCACGAGCTCGCCGGCGCCGCGCTCATCCTCGCCGGCTGCGCCTTCACCGCCCTGCGCCGCGGCGCGCCGCCCACTCCGCCCGAAAACGACTAA